A window of the Henckelia pumila isolate YLH828 chromosome 3, ASM3356847v2, whole genome shotgun sequence genome harbors these coding sequences:
- the LOC140891381 gene encoding L-ascorbate oxidase homolog — protein sequence MREVLFILLGILASLKIFSLVEAEDRYVYFTWVVEYGDISPLFTKQRGILINGQFPGPTIEVITNDNVWVNVVNNLDEPLLFTWNGIKQRRSSWQDGVLGTNCPIPPNSNWTYKMQMKDQIGTYNYFPSTLLHRAAGGFGGLNILARSVISVPYAKPYDEFTLLIGDWWKKDHKELQQILDSGNPFPFPDGLLVNGNPDSASFTVVPGQTYLFRVSNIGMTTSINFRIQGHKLALVEVEGSHTLPEMYDSLDIHVGQSSSFLVTINGAIDPTDYFIVASIRFERPTLTATAILHLQGSKTAASRPLPAAPIGQFHWSMKQARTIRWNNTANAARPNPQGSYHYGSINITRTVVLGNSRAEINGKLRYAVNKVSYINPETPLKLADYYNITGVFNSNLTKDSPPAGPAVVGTSVLNFTLHDFVEIVFQNNESSIQTWHLDGSSFWTVG from the exons ATGAGAGAGGTACTCTTCATCCTGCTCGGAATCTTGGCCTCTTTGAAGATTTTTTCCCTGGTGGAGGCTGAAGATAGATATGTATATTTCACGTGGGTCGTCGAGTATGGAGATATTTCACCCCTCTTCACCAAACAAAGG GGAATTCTTATCAATGGCCAATTTCCAGGTCCTACCATTGAAGTTATAACTAATGACAATGTATGGGTCAATGTCGTAAATAACTTGGATGAACCTCTGCTGTTCACGTG GAATGGAATCAAACAAAGGAGGTCCTCATGGCAAGATGGAGTCCTGGGAACAAACTGCCCCATTCCTCCCAACTCAAACTGGACATACAAGATGCAGATGAAAGACCAGATCGGAACTTACAACTATTTCCCTTCTACATTGTTACACAGGGCCGCTGGCGGTTTCGGGGGGCTCAATATCTTGGCCAGGTCTGTCATTTCCGTGCCATATGCTAAACCATATGACGAATTCACGCTACTTATCGGAGATTGGTGGAAGAAAGATCACAAG GAATTGCAACAGATATTGGACTCAGGGAACCCGTTTCCATTTCCTGACGGTCTCCTCGTAAACGGGAATCCGGATTCTGCCTCCTTCACGGTTGTTCcag GTCAAACATATCTATTCCGAGTATCTAACATAGGAATGACAACATCGATTAATTTCAGAATCCAGGGCCACAAACTGGCCCTGGTGGAAGTTGAAGGATCCCACACTCTTCCAGAAATGTACGACTCACTCGACATTCATGTGGGACAATCGAGCTCATTCTTGGTGACGATAAATGGCGCCATTGATCCCACGGATTATTTCATCGTGGCCTCCATTCGTTTTGAGAGGCCGACACTCACTGCCACTGCAATCCTTCATCTTCAAGGCTCCAAAACTGCAGCTTCAAGGCCATTACCTGCTGCTCCGATTGGCCAATTTCACTGGTCCATGAAACAAGCCAGAACCATCAG ATGGAATAATACAGCTAACGCAGCCAGGCCGAACCCGCAGGGATCATACCACTACGGCAGCATAAACATAACAAGAACAGTCGTACTAGGCAACTCTCGTGCCGAAATTAATGGGAAACTGAGATACGCAGTTAACAAAGTTTCTTACATAAACCCAGAAACCCCGTTGAAGCTCGCCGATTACTACAATATCACCGGTGttttcaactcaaatttaacCAAAGACAGTCCTCCCGCCGGTCCTGCAGTTGTGGGCACCTCTGTTCTAAACTTTACTCTGCACGATTTTGTTGAAATAGTGTTTCAGAATAATGAATCTTCTATTCAGACTTGGCACCTTGATGGTTCCAGTTTCTGGACTGTTGGGTAA